The following proteins are encoded in a genomic region of Nocardioides sp. cx-173:
- a CDS encoding anthranilate synthase component II: MVAPDVVVVDHHDSYTWNLVHLVAEVTGVLPAVVQHDEVTPEQVLAHSHVVLSPGPGHPGVPADFAVGRSVLLAARRPVLGVCLGMQGLVAAYGGRVDRVPPGHGVTAVVRHDGDGLFAGVPDGFRAVRYHSLAALELPDSLRRTALDEVSGVTMAVAHRELPLVGVQFHPESVLSEHGAALVRNFLAQT, from the coding sequence ATGGTCGCCCCGGACGTCGTCGTGGTCGACCACCACGACTCCTACACCTGGAACCTCGTCCACCTCGTCGCCGAGGTCACCGGCGTGCTGCCCGCGGTCGTCCAGCACGACGAGGTCACGCCCGAGCAGGTGCTGGCCCACTCCCACGTCGTTCTCTCGCCCGGACCGGGCCACCCCGGGGTCCCGGCCGACTTCGCGGTCGGTCGCTCGGTCCTCCTGGCCGCGCGCCGTCCGGTGCTCGGCGTGTGCCTCGGCATGCAGGGCCTCGTCGCCGCGTACGGCGGTCGGGTCGACCGGGTGCCACCCGGCCACGGGGTCACGGCGGTCGTGCGCCACGACGGCGACGGGCTCTTCGCGGGGGTGCCCGACGGGTTCCGCGCGGTCCGCTACCACTCCCTGGCCGCACTCGAGCTGCCCGACAGCCTGCGCCGTACGGCGCTCGACGAGGTGAGCGGGGTGACGATGGCCGTGGCGCACCGCGAGCTGCCGCTGGTCGGCGTGCAGTTCCACCCCGAGTCGGTGCTCTCCGAGCACGGCGCCGCGCTCGTGCGCAACTTCCTGGCCCAGACGTGA